In Fundidesulfovibrio soli, the sequence GCGCCAGCTGTCCAACAGGAGGACTCCGATGATCCAGGCGGGCGACACCGCATTCGTGATGATCAGCGCGGCCCTGGTGCTGCTGATGACCCCGGGGCTGGCCCTGTTCTACGGCGGCATGGTCCGGCGCAAGAACGTGCTGGGCACTATCATGCAGAGCTTCGTGATGATCTCCCTGGTGAGCATCGAGTGGGTCTACCTGGGCTACTCCATGTGCTTCGGGCCGGACGCCGGCGGCGGCTTCATCGGCACGCTGGCCTGGTCGGGACTGGCCGGGGTGGGCGCGGCCCCCAACCCGGACTACGCGCCCACCATCCCCCACGCCGTGTTCATGATCTACCAGTGCATGTTCGCGGTCATCACCCCGGCGCTGATCACGGGCGCGTTCGCCGAGCGCGTGCGCTTCAGCTCCTTCGTGGTGTTCAGCCTGCTGTGGACGGTGCTGGTCTACAACCCGGTGTGCCACTGGGTCTGGGGCAACGGCGGCTGGCTCAAGGAGATGGGCGTGATGGACTTCGCCGGCGGCCTGGTGGTGCACCTGACCTGCGGCGCGGCGGCCCTCGCCTCGGTGATGATCATCGGCTCCAGGCGCGACCACGGCAGGCGCCAGTTCTTCCCCCACGACCTGCCCATGACGCTGCTCGGCACCGGCCTGCTCTGGTTCGGCTGGTTCGGCTTCAACGCGGGCAGCGCCCTTGCCGCCGACGGCGTGGCCGGGTCGGCCTTCGTGGCCACGCACCTGGGCGGCATGGCGGGTATGGCCATGTGGACCGTGATGGAATGGCTCTACCAGGGCAAGCCCACCACCCTGGGCGCGGCCTCGGGCGCTGTGGCCGGCTTGGCCACCATCACCCCGGCCGCCGGTTTCGTGGGCCCCAACGCGGCCGTGGTCATCGGCCTGGCCGCCGGGCTCTGCTGCTACTGGGCCGTGGTGCTCAAGAGCAAGCTGCACTTCGACGACAGCCTGGACGTTGTGGGCATCCACGGCCTGGGCGGCCTGCTGGGCACGCTCATGGCGGGCCTCTTCGCAAGCAAGCAGGTCAACCCCGCGGGAGCGGACGGACTTTTCTTCGGCAATCCCGCGCAATTGGGCATCCAGGCCCTTGGCATCGCCATCGTGGGCGCGTATGCTTTCATCGTCAGCTACGCCATCCTCAAGGCCGTCAACGCGACCATGGGCCTGCGCCTCACCCCGGATCAGGAAGGGGTTGGCCTGGACGTGGCGGAGCACAACGAAGCGGCATACGGCGAATAGCCACCCACTACCGAGCAGGGCAAGGAGCAGGCAATGAAGAAGATCGAAATCATCACGCGCCCCTATAAGACCGAAGACGTGAAGCAGGCCCTCACCGCCATCGGCGTGAAAGGCATGACCGCAGGTGAGGTGAAGGGCTTCGGACGCCAGCGCGGCCACAAGGAAATCTATCGCGGCGCCGAATACCAGGTGGATTTCGTGCCCAAGGTGAAGATCGAGGTGGTCGTCTCCGACGAGATGGCCCCCAAGGTCGTCAAGGCAGCCCGCGAGGCCGCCCTGACCGGCGAAGTGGGCGACGGCAAGATATTCATCATACCCGTGGACGACGTGGTGCGCATCCGCACCGGAGAGACCGGGGACGACGCCATCTAGCCCTCCGGCCTGCACATAGAATGCGAAAGCCCGCTCCGGTCTGTCCGGGGCGGGCTTTTTCGTGCTTGCTGAATACTGGGTCGCGCCTGTCCGATTTGGTCGCGTACCCTCGGGGGGCGACGGCGCGACCGCCGTCGAACTGTAATGTCGCTTGAGAGATGTTTCCCTGTTTGCGGGGTCGCCGGACTAGGTTCTGGCCTTGGGCCTGCACGCGCCGGTGCAGCAGCCTCCGGAGAGCATCTCGGAATAGGCGAAGAGGATGCGCCGTTCGCGCTCGGCCCGGTCCTCCGTGAGTGGCGGAACTGGGTTGGCGTCTGCCAGGGCGGCCAGATCGGCATGATGGGGGATGGCCCGCAAGCCCTCGCCCAGCACGATCCCGGAGCCTGAGGCGGCCAGCACGGCGGTCTTGGTGTCGGTGGTCAGCACAAGGGGCGCGGGGGGCACGTGCAGGCGGGCGGCGGCCAGGGCCTCGCGCACGTAGCTGCCCGGCTCGCCCGAGCAGAAGATCACAAGCATCAGGGGCGCGCCGTCGGGGCCGAGAGCGGCCATATCCACCATGCGGGTGTAGTCCTGCCCGTCGACGGGGAAGCAGACGCCGACCTTGGGCACTAGGGACTCGCGGGGGTAGCCCCGCTCCTCCACCAGCATGCGGGCCAGACCCTGGCGGTAGATCTCGTAGGAGGTCTCCTCCAACTCCTCGCCGGTGAGGTAGTCGCGGATGACGGTGCCAAGGGATTCTTCGTGCATGATGGTATCCTCGCTCAAAACATGGAAAAAGGCCGCCCGGTTGGGCGGCCTTGGAGGATAGCCTGGGGGAGGCGGCGGGGCAAGGGGGGTCAGACCAGGACCTTGTCCAGCGCCTTGCCAATCAGCACAATGGCGAGGGCGACGTTTGAGAGTACGTCAGAAATCTTTTTCATTTTCTCGTTCGCCTTTGATATTTCTCCTTCGATTTTCCCCACTTCAGCTGCGATATCCGCCAGTTCCTTTTCTTTTCCATTGAACTGCGCCTGCACGTAGCGCCTCTCCTGGTAGAGTAGGTTACTGGCCTGGCGGTCGAAGCCATCCCTCTCAGCCTCGGTGAAACTGCCGTCAAGAGCGTTCTCGGCCAGTTCCCTGTACCTCCGACGCAATTCTTCCAACACGGATTCTTTATCGCTCATAGTGCCTCCCGGCATACATTACTGGGGATTGATGGCGACAATCTTCGCCACTTGTTCGGCGAACTGAGACACAAAATCAGCCTGGGCACTCAGTTCTGCCTTGAGCCTTTCTAGGCTCTTCACGTCGGTGTAGTGCTCGGCGTAATCGGCAAGCTGTATGAACGACTTCTTCATGCTCTTTACGAGATCTGCTGGATTGTTGAGCTGCGCCGCGACATACTTCTGAGCGAGAAGGTCGATCATCTCCAAACGATGCTCCCGCTCCGCGAAGGTCATCCTGCTGGAACGTCTTTCCTTGTTGTACGAACTTGCCGCGTTCTTGACCTGCTCAAGATATTGGTCGGCGGTCAGCCCACCTAGGGCGGTCAAATCGGCATCCAAGGCGTTCAGAATGGCCATGACGGGATCTTTGGATTGTTTGATGAACTCCGCCACCTGCTTGTCCCTGTATATCGTCATGCCTGCTTCCATGCACATGTTGAGCAGTTTCCCCACCGGATCGGCGTAGCTCGACATGCTGTCGGGGGTGCCTGCGGCCTTGTTGATCTTCTCAACCAGAGAGAAGAAGCCGCCGGAAAGAGCCTGGAGAGATGCCCCCGACTGAGTTGGAGCAGTATTGCCCGCCAACTCGGAGAGGCGCTGCCCCAGCACGGCCAAATGGTTCAACAGGTCCATGCGCACCTTGATCCCTGCTGGGCTGAAGCCGGAACCGATGAGTGGCGTATATTCCGACTGCTTTTTCTTCAAAGGGTCCTGGGTAGGCACTTCCTGTTTGATCAATACTTCGAGTTGAGGATTGTAGAGCCGGGCGCTCAGGTATTCGGTCCGGTCGGCCTGGTTCAGGCCGGAGTAATACGCCTCCAGCACCGCCGTCGATGTGGCCACGCTTTGCTGGTAGTTCGCCAGCGGTTCCTTGAATTTAGCCGGGGCGCAGCCTCCGGCGAGGAGGCCGAAGGCCAGACACAACACAAACCCAGCAGCAAGACGGTTCATATGCGACCCTCCTCCTGTCCTTGGTCTGTTAAAAATGGTAAGTCGCCTGGGATCGAGTGCGGGATATCCGCAAAAGAGAGTTTTCGGTCACATGTATTGTAAATTATTGCGAGCAAGTCAACGAATCACGCACACAATACAACAAACTGATACAAAATCACCATACAACTCACAAGCGCATCATCCATGAACATGTTGAATTCAGCACACATCAGTGCATCACAGCGCAAGCTTTGCACAGTCATACTCCTTAGTAACTATCCGCACCAAGGACACTGCTATGAATCTGCTCGCCAAATCCGCACCGCAACCGCACGTTTACGGCTTCATTTCCCCACTCTGGTATAATTCCTGATTGCGCTAGGCCCTGAAATGTGGATTATGGAAGCTGGTGTTCCCGCGTTTCTTACGACCGGTCCGGCGTGAAACGGCTCAAGTGGCCGCCTATGCGGCTGTCGACTTGGCCCAGCTTTGCTGGTAGTGCGCACCGGTCCCCTGGTTCGGCCAGGGAGCGAGCCCGGCTCAGGGACGCGGACGCCATGCGGAAGCACGCACCCGCCGTCAGACTGTTCATGACTCACCCTCCTTGCAGCCGTATTTTCATGATGTTGGACGTCGCCTCGGATTCAGGCGTGGACGTATCCCGGCAGTACGGGGTTCCCGGGCCGAATACGGATCGAACCGTCCGGCCGTGAATCATGTGTCCGTACTTCAAGTTTCTTACATACAGGCGGTTAGCACCATGCCGAACCCACGTTGCGAAGCCATCTCATCCTTCCTGGTCATGGATATCCTCGAGCGCGCCTGCGCGCTGGAGCGCGAAGGCAAGGACATCATCCACCTCCAGATCGGCGAGCCTGATTTCGACACCCCGGAACCGGTCAAGGAGGCCGCGGCCAAGGCCGTCCGCGACGGCCACACCCACTACACCCACTCCCTGGGCCTGCCCGTGCTGCGCGAGTCCATCTGCGCCTATTACGAGCGCACCTACGGGGTGAACGTCCACCCGGACCAGATCCTGCTGACCCCCGGCACCTCCCCGGCCATGCTGCTCACCTTCTCGGCCCTGATCCACCCGGGCGACGAGGTGCTCCTGGCCAACCCGCACTACGCCTGCTACCCCAACTTCATCACCTACGCCGGGGGCCGCGTTCGCCGCGCCGACACCCGCGCCGAGGACGGCTTCCAGTTCACCCCGGCCAGCCTGGCCCCCTGCCTGGCCGATTCGCCGCGCGCGGTGGTGCTCAATTCCCCGGCCAACCCGGCGGGCACGGTGATCCCCGAGGCGGACCTCAAGGCCATCTGCGAGACCGGGACGCTGCTGGTCTCCGACGAGATTTACCACGGCCTGACCTACGAGGGCCGGGCCGCCAGCGCCCTGGAGTTCACGGACAACTGCTTCGTGCTCAATGGATTCTCAAAACTCTGGGCCATGACGGGCTGGAGGCTGGGCTGGGTCATCTCGCCCAGGAAGTACATGCCCGCCCTGCAGCGGCTGCAGCAGAACTTCTTCATCAGCGCGTCTTCCGTGGCGCAGTGGGCTGGCATCGCCGCCCTGGAGCAGTGCGGGGAGCATGTGGCGGCCATGGTGGCCGAGTACGGCAGGCGGCGCAGGGTGATGCTGGACGGGTTGGCCAAGCTGGGGCTCAAGGCCCCGGTGGAGCCCACGGGCGCGTTCTACGTGCTGGCCGACGCCCGGCACATCGGGCAGGACAGCCTGGCCCTGGCCCGCGACATACTGGAAAAGGCGCACGTGGGCGTGACCCCGGGCATCGACTTCGGACCGGGAGCGGAGGGCTACCTGCGCTTCAGCTACGCCAATTCGGTGGAGAACATCGAGGAAGGTCTGTCGCGCCTGGGGCGCTATCTCGACAACCGCTGATCGCAGACTGGCTCGGCCAGCCGTTGCGCCAGCGCGGCCGCGCCCCAGAGGCCCACGTTCTGGTCCCGCACGAGGCGTACGCCCACCCCGGCCATGAGCTCCGGGTGGGTGTGGCTGGCGCGGAATTCCCTCTCGAATGCCCAGTGGCTCAGGAACAGCGGGTTTTTGGCCGCCACGCCGCCGGAGACGTACACCCCGCCCCTGGCCACCACCTCCAGCACATAGTCACGGCAGGCCCGGCCCAGGAAGCGGGCGAACCACTCCGTGGTGGCGGCTTCGGCGTTCAGCGAGGCGGACACCTGGGCCGGGGCGAGAACCTCGCCCGTGAGGTAGCGGTTGAGAAGCGCCAGGCCGGAACCCGAGACCACGGTCTCCCAGCGGGCGAAAGGCTCGCCCGTGGCCCTGAGCACGAAATCCTGGAAGAGTCGCTCCTCCCCGGCATTGAACGGGAAGGCCGCGTGGCCGCCTTCGGAACTCCCCACCACGAAACCGCCCCGCCCGTCAGGGATCAGCGCAGCCTTGCCGAGCCCCGTGCCGGGGCCGACTACTGCCTGCGTTTCGGCTGCGTCCATGGTTCCGGGCAGCACCGGGTCGGACCCCTCCACGCCCAGAACGCGGCACCCGTGGGCCTGGGCGGTGAAGTCGTTCACCAGCAGGCTCGATGCGGGCAGCAGCCCGGAAGGGAGCAGGTCCAGGTCCAGGGTGTAGGGGATGTTGGGCGGCAGGCAGAAGCGCCCCTGACGCACCGGCCCTGCCACGGCCAGCACCGCCGCCGAGGGTGCGGGCAGGTCCCGCCCAGAGGGGGCGAGGGCGTCCATCGCTGAGCGGACCAGGGCCTCGAAGCCGCCCGCCGCTGCGCTGGGCAGCTCCACCCGGGCGGCCAAGGCCAGGGACTCCCCGCCCATGGCGAAAAGAGCGAACCGTCCGCTGGTGCCGCCGATATCCGCCGCAAGGACCGTCGCCCGGCAATGGGGTGCGCTGGCTGTAACCATATTCCCTCACTAGGACAAAACACCCACCCCGCGCAACCGGGAAGCGCCTGGCCGGGCATCCAAGATGACCTGCCCGGCCGCTTGCGCGGTTGTCAAAACGGCCGGTATCTGGGAAACACGTCCAACACCGAATTCCCGGAGGCACCCATGCGCATGCGCGCCCTGTCCGTCACGCTCTTCTGTTTCACCCTCCTGGCCGCTTCCGCTGTCCAGGCAGAACCCGTCCACTACAAGCAGCTCATCTCCATGCTCACCATCAGCCTGCCGGGGTGGACCCCCGGGGAACCCACGGGCCAGACCGTGCGCTCGCCGCTTGAGGCCAGCGAGGCCACCCAGGAGTTCACCAAGGGCGAGAGCCGCATCGAGGTGGCGGTGTTCGACGGAGGCCCGGCCATGGGCGCGGCCATGGGCGCAGTGAGCCAGATCGAAATGGAGAGCCCCGAGCAGTCCGTGAAGCCCCTGACCGTGAAGGGCTTCAAGGGCGCGGTGTACACCTATCCCAAGGAGAACGAGGCGGACCTGGTGCTCATGGTGCCGCCGCGCTTCGCCGTGACCGTGCATGCCTCCGGGACCACGGACGTGGAACTGCTCAAGAAGATCGCCGAGCAACTGGACCTGGCCAAGCTGGCTGCCGCCGGGAAGTAAGCATGGGGTGCGCCGACGAAATCCTCAACTATGTCGAGGTGGACGCCCTGCTCTCCTGCGCGGGGCAGCCCCGGGCCGAGGATTTCGCCGCCCTGGCCGCCGAAGGCTTCAGGGAAGTGATCAACCTGGCCACCGACGCCTCCACCGGGCACCTGCCCGACGAGCCGGAGTTGTGCGCCAGGGCCGGGATGGGCTTCACCTGGCTGCCCGTGGCCTGGGACGCGCCCGCCCTCCAGGATTTCGAGGCCTTCCGGGCCTGGCTGGCCCCCCGCAGGCAGGTCAGAACCCTGGTGCACTGCGCCAAGAACTGGCGGGCGTCCCTGTTCGTGGCGCTTTACCGCGTGCTGGAGGAGGGCCTTGCGCCGGACGCCGCCTGGGAGGAGGTGCTCACCATCTGGGAGCCGGATGATGTCTGGAAGGCGCTTGCCCGGGACGTGCTGGCCAAGGCCGGACTCCCGCTCCCCTGCACCTCGGCCTGACTACCGGCCCATACCCTCTACCCCAGCTTCACCGCCAGGGTCATGCCGTCGCCGATGGCGGTGAGGCAGGCGTCCACGCGCCTGTCGTTGCGCATGCGCTCGTTGAAGGCCCGGATGGCCAGGGTCTCGGGGTCATTGTTGTCCGGGTCCACCACGCGGCCGTACCAGAGGGTGTTGTCCACCGCGACTACGCCGCCCGGCCGCACCAGGGCCAGGCACTTGTCGAAGTAGTTCTGATAGTTGCCCTTGTCCGCGTCGATGAAGGCCATGTCGTAGGTTCCGGCCAGCCCCGCGTCCAGCAGGCTCTCCAGGGTGTCCAGCGCGGGGGCGATGCGCAGGTCCACCTTCTGCTCCACACCGGCCTCGCGCCAGTAGCGGCGGGCCACGTCGGTCCAGGGCACTGAGACGTCGCAGGCCGTGATGCGCCCCTCGGGCGGCAGGGCCAGGGCCACGCACAGGGCGGAGTAGCCTGTATAAACCCCGATCTCCAAAGTGCGTTTGGCCTGGGTCAGCCGGGCCAGCAACATCAGGAAGCGGCCCTGCTCCCAGCCCAGGCGCATGTGGGCCTTGACGTCCTTCGAGGTCTCCTCGGCCAGACGTGCCAGAATCTCCGGCTCCTTGATCTGCATGGCCCGCACGTAGGCCACCAGTTCCTCTGTCATCTCGAGCGGCTTCGTGGTCATGAGGACTCCAGTTCTTGACAAGGGATGTTTGATGCGTTTTGTAGCACCTCCGCTTTCTGGAGGAAACCGCCTTGAATGACGCCGCCGCGTTCCTGCTCACCGGAGTGACCCTGGGCCTC encodes:
- a CDS encoding ammonium transporter, producing MIQAGDTAFVMISAALVLLMTPGLALFYGGMVRRKNVLGTIMQSFVMISLVSIEWVYLGYSMCFGPDAGGGFIGTLAWSGLAGVGAAPNPDYAPTIPHAVFMIYQCMFAVITPALITGAFAERVRFSSFVVFSLLWTVLVYNPVCHWVWGNGGWLKEMGVMDFAGGLVVHLTCGAAALASVMIIGSRRDHGRRQFFPHDLPMTLLGTGLLWFGWFGFNAGSALAADGVAGSAFVATHLGGMAGMAMWTVMEWLYQGKPTTLGAASGAVAGLATITPAAGFVGPNAAVVIGLAAGLCCYWAVVLKSKLHFDDSLDVVGIHGLGGLLGTLMAGLFASKQVNPAGADGLFFGNPAQLGIQALGIAIVGAYAFIVSYAILKAVNATMGLRLTPDQEGVGLDVAEHNEAAYGE
- a CDS encoding P-II family nitrogen regulator, which produces MKKIEIITRPYKTEDVKQALTAIGVKGMTAGEVKGFGRQRGHKEIYRGAEYQVDFVPKVKIEVVVSDEMAPKVVKAAREAALTGEVGDGKIFIIPVDDVVRIRTGETGDDAI
- a CDS encoding type I restriction enzyme HsdR N-terminal domain-containing protein; translated protein: MHEESLGTVIRDYLTGEELEETSYEIYRQGLARMLVEERGYPRESLVPKVGVCFPVDGQDYTRMVDMAALGPDGAPLMLVIFCSGEPGSYVREALAAARLHVPPAPLVLTTDTKTAVLAASGSGIVLGEGLRAIPHHADLAALADANPVPPLTEDRAERERRILFAYSEMLSGGCCTGACRPKART
- a CDS encoding pyridoxal phosphate-dependent aminotransferase, whose protein sequence is MPNPRCEAISSFLVMDILERACALEREGKDIIHLQIGEPDFDTPEPVKEAAAKAVRDGHTHYTHSLGLPVLRESICAYYERTYGVNVHPDQILLTPGTSPAMLLTFSALIHPGDEVLLANPHYACYPNFITYAGGRVRRADTRAEDGFQFTPASLAPCLADSPRAVVLNSPANPAGTVIPEADLKAICETGTLLVSDEIYHGLTYEGRAASALEFTDNCFVLNGFSKLWAMTGWRLGWVISPRKYMPALQRLQQNFFISASSVAQWAGIAALEQCGEHVAAMVAEYGRRRRVMLDGLAKLGLKAPVEPTGAFYVLADARHIGQDSLALARDILEKAHVGVTPGIDFGPGAEGYLRFSYANSVENIEEGLSRLGRYLDNR
- a CDS encoding glucokinase, with the protein product MVTASAPHCRATVLAADIGGTSGRFALFAMGGESLALAARVELPSAAAGGFEALVRSAMDALAPSGRDLPAPSAAVLAVAGPVRQGRFCLPPNIPYTLDLDLLPSGLLPASSLLVNDFTAQAHGCRVLGVEGSDPVLPGTMDAAETQAVVGPGTGLGKAALIPDGRGGFVVGSSEGGHAAFPFNAGEERLFQDFVLRATGEPFARWETVVSGSGLALLNRYLTGEVLAPAQVSASLNAEAATTEWFARFLGRACRDYVLEVVARGGVYVSGGVAAKNPLFLSHWAFEREFRASHTHPELMAGVGVRLVRDQNVGLWGAAALAQRLAEPVCDQRLSR
- a CDS encoding protein tyrosine phosphatase family protein, with protein sequence MGCADEILNYVEVDALLSCAGQPRAEDFAALAAEGFREVINLATDASTGHLPDEPELCARAGMGFTWLPVAWDAPALQDFEAFRAWLAPRRQVRTLVHCAKNWRASLFVALYRVLEEGLAPDAAWEEVLTIWEPDDVWKALARDVLAKAGLPLPCTSA
- a CDS encoding O-methyltransferase is translated as MTTKPLEMTEELVAYVRAMQIKEPEILARLAEETSKDVKAHMRLGWEQGRFLMLLARLTQAKRTLEIGVYTGYSALCVALALPPEGRITACDVSVPWTDVARRYWREAGVEQKVDLRIAPALDTLESLLDAGLAGTYDMAFIDADKGNYQNYFDKCLALVRPGGVVAVDNTLWYGRVVDPDNNDPETLAIRAFNERMRNDRRVDACLTAIGDGMTLAVKLG